In one window of Brassica rapa cultivar Chiifu-401-42 chromosome A07, CAAS_Brap_v3.01, whole genome shotgun sequence DNA:
- the LOC103829524 gene encoding F-box protein SKIP2: MGQAPSSTAETNGREVDLRLWSVSPLIISGGESMDSGKSDRDYTLDLPDECLAHVFQYLGAGDRKRCSLVCKRWLFVDGQNRHRLSLDARAEIFSFLTSMFDRFDSVTKLALRCDRKSVSLSDEALVVISVRCLNLSRVKLRGCREITDLGMVEFARNCRNLKKLSVGSCNFGAKGVNAMLEHCKLLEELSVKRLRGIHEAAELIHLPGDGSSSSTLRSICLKELVNGQVFEPLVASTRTLKTLKIIRCLGDWDKVLQMIGEGDSSLSEIHLERLQVSDFGLSAISKCSKVETLHIVKTPECSNFGLIDVAERCKLLRKLHIDGWRTNRIGDEGLVAVARHCLNLQELVLIGVNATHKSLSAIASNCEKLERLALCGSGTIGDAEIACIAKKCGALRKFCIKGCPVSDLGIEALAAGCPNLVKLKVKKCKVVTGEIGEWLREQRRTLVVSMDGDETEATVAVDGESETALEEPRVGQAGGGVPEIVGSSNGGGSNNGGSRLATIRSKFGFFAGRNLVSCRFRRWSHNDNGSSST; this comes from the coding sequence ATGGGCCAAGCGCCGTCGTCTACGGCGGAAACGAACGGAAGAGAGGTAGATCTCAGGCTATGGTCTGTGTCTCCGTTGATTATCAGTGGCGGCGAATCGATGGATTCGGGGAAAAGCGATCGTGACTATACTTTAGATCTACCAGACGAGTGCTTAGCTCACGTGTTTCAGTACCTCGGAGCTGGAGATCGGAAACGATGCTCTCTCGTTTGTAAACGGTGGCTTTTCGTCGACGGTCAGAACCGTCACCGGTTATCGCTCGACGCGAGAGCTGAGATCTTCTCGTTTTTAACGTCGATGTTCGACCGGTTCGATTCGGTTACGAAGCTCGCTCTCCGATGCGATCGGAAGTCCGTTAGCTTGAGCGACGAAGCTCTGGTGGTGATCTCCGTTCGTTGTTTGAATCTGAGCCGCGTGAAGCTTCGTGGCTGCCGCGAGATCACGGATCTGGGGATGGTGGAGTTCGCGAGGAACTGTAGGAATCTGAAGAAGCTTTCCGTTGGATCTTGCAACTTCGGAGCGAAAGGCGTCAACGCGATGCTTGAGCATTGCAAGCTTCTTGAGGAGCTTTCGGTGAAGAGGCTCAGAGGGATTCATGAAGCAGCTGAGCTGATTCACCTACCGGGAGATGGTTCGTCTTCTTCAACGCTTAGATCTATTTGCTTGAAGGAGCTTGTTAACGGTCAGGTGTTTGAGCCTTTGGTTGCTAGTACTAGAACGCTGAAAACGCTGAAGATTATTCGTTGTTTGGGTGATTGGGATAAGGTTTTACAGATGATAGGTGAAGGAGACAGCTCCTTGAGTGAGATTCATCTTGAGAGGCTCCAAGTGAGTGACTTTGGGCTTTCCGCGATTTCGAAATGCTCAAAGGTGGAGACTTTGCATATAGTGAAGACACCAGAGTGCTCCAACTTTGGTTTGATTGATGTCGCTGAGAGATGTAAGCTGCTGAGGAAGCTTCACATCGATGGTTGGAGGACGAACAGGATTGGCGACGAAGGTCTAGTGGCTGTAGCGAGACACTGCTTGAACTTACAAGAGCTTGTGCTGATTGGCGTTAACGCAACGCACAAGAGTTTATCAGCCATTGCTTCGAACTGTGAGAAGCTCGAAAGGCTAGCGCTTTGCGGGAGCGGAACCATAGGTGATGCGGAGATCGCTTGCATCGCTAAGAAATGCGGGGCGTTGAGGAAGTTCTGTATCAAAGGGTGTCCGGTTTCGGATCTAGGGATCGAGGCCCTCGCTGCTGGTTGTCCTAACCTGGTGAAGTTGAAGGTGAAGAAATGCAAAGTGGTGACTGGAGAGATTGGAGAGTGGCTTCGCGAACAGAGGAGGACGCTCGTGGTGAGTATGGATGGTGATGAAACGGAAGCAACGGTAGCTGTGGATGGTGAGAGTGAGACAGCGTTGGAGGAGCCGAGGGTGGGTCAAGCCGGCGGTGGTGTCCCAGAGATCGTTGGTTCAAGTAACGGTGGCGGAAGCAACAATGGAGGAAGTAGATTAGCGACGATTAGGTCAAAGTTCGGGTTCTTTGCTGGAAGGAACTTAGTAAGTTGCAGATTCAGGAGATGGTCTCATAATGACAATGGTTCTAGTTCTACTTGA
- the LOC103829878 gene encoding small RNA degrading nuclease 3-like, protein MEHKLASAEKKVLVDLVKLVQRRRLEGENGGWKEFLSSSGFGLSVGDPSQRSDDVLVAFLSTFKKKEDLQLFTRVLHSDANRNMIEKFKQESPDKETPEQRLVRVTITHPRYPIHYEFPSLAEDWFVTKCGKKQSKVIKSTRMLAIRCEMVTCENGSEAVVRVAAVDRDLKVFINNFVKPSLPVIDYKTDITGVTAEDLEKETLSVADIQKKLRRFLSKGTILVGHGLHYCLQVLKVDHARVIDTSLVFNYTGAYSSRTPSLLNLCKSVLDEELRMEGAAHNCVHDAAAAMKLVLAVVEKGVETSFPPTEKMLEVEKTMQEAKKASLYLHRIPRNVPSQELKGLITGDFKVEVKPPK, encoded by the exons ATGGAGCATAAACTAGCGAGTGCTGAGAAGAAG GTGCTAGTGGATCTGGTGAAGCTAGTGCAGAGACGACGGTTAGAAGGCGAAAACGGAGGATGGAAGGAGTTTCTAAGCTCTAGCGGATTCGGCTTGAGTGTGGGCGATCCTTCGCAACGCTCCGACGATGTGTTGGTCGCTTTTCTTTCCACTTTCAAAAAGAAGGAAGATTTGCAG CTATTCACTAGGGTTCTTCACTCTGATGCTAATCGTAATATGATTGAGAAATTCAAGCAAGAATCCCCTGATAAAGAGACTCCTGAGCAG AGGCTTGTTAGAGTGACTATTACGCATCCTAGGTACCCTATCCACTATGAATTCCCTTCCCTCGCCGAG GATTGGTTTGTAACTAAGTGTGGCAAGAAGCAGTCAAAAGTGATCAAGTCAACCAGAATGCTTGCTATTCGTTGTGAGATGGTTACCTGTGAAAATGGCAGTGAAGCTGTTGTCAGGGTTGCCGCTGTGGACCGTGATCTAAAGG tttttattaacaattttgtGAAACCGAGCCTACCCGTTATTGACTATAAGACAGATATCACTGGAGTTACTGCTGAGGATCTCGAGAAAGAGACTCTATCTGTTGCTGATATTCAGAAAAAACTGCGGAGGTTTCTTTCTAAGGGAACTATTTTAGTTGGTCACGGTTTGCACTATTGTCTTCAAG TGCTGAAGGTAGATCATGCGAGAGTAATCGATACCTCTCTTGTCTTCAATTATACCGGTGCCTACAGTTCTCGAACACCTTCTTTGTTAAATCTATGCAAG TCTGTTTTGGATGAGGAGCTGCGAATGGAGGGTGCTGCTCACAATTGCGTTCACGACGCTGCCGCTGCTATGAAGCTTGTGCTTGCTGTTGTGGAGAAAGGAGTAGAGACCTCGTTCCCACCAACTGAAAAA ATGTTGGAGGTTGAGAAGACAATGCAGGAGGCGAAGAAGGCAAGTCTCTATCTTCATAGGATCCCTCGTAATGTTCCTTCTCAAGAGTTAAAAGGACTTATTACGGGAGATTTCAAAGTCGAGGT
- the LOC103829525 gene encoding small RNA degrading nuclease 3 produces the protein MEHKLATAEKKVLVELVKLVQKRGLEGEKGGWKDFLNSYDKKLGSSISDPSRRSHDVLVAFLMSFDKEGDRQLLARILQCDANRNLIEKFKQESPDKETPEQRLVRMTITHPRYPIHYAFPSHAQDWFVTNSGKKQSKVIKSTRMLAIDCEMVTCKGGSEAVVRVAAVDRDLKVVLDKFVKPSLPVIDYKTEITGVTAEDLEKATLSVADIQKKLRRFLSKGTILVGHGLHNDLQVLKVDHARVIDTSLVFNYTGAYSSRTPSLLNLCKSVLDEELRMEGAAHNCVHDAAAAMKLVLAVVEKGAETSFPPTEKMLEVEKTMQEAKKASLYLHRIPHSVPSEELNGVITGDFKVEVKPPKNLGPYYSAEVVFSSQEEANQAFDNVDGDIVEEKMGLSQKMVEFKMMSSGSVSRLYIRKNVQDSEVSAKKRSNTEEIKVSSKRQKRENDAEEIREESVNHCSSRESKCENHIKEIEELKENHRKEIEELKENHIKETEELKEKLKAKEREFERICENHLTEELKEKLKAKDREVEAQDKMISNLKKKLKKK, from the exons ATGGAGCATAAACTAGCCACTGCTGAGAAGAAG GTGCTGGTAGAGCTGGTGAAGCTAGTGCAGAAGAGAGGTTTAgaaggagagaagggaggatgGAAGGATTTTCTAAACTCTTACGACAAGAAGTTGGGATCGAGTATCAGCGATCCTTCGCGACGCTCCCATGATGTATTGGTCGCTTTTCTTATGAGTTTTGACAAGGAAGGAGATAGGCAGCTATTGGCTAGGATTCTTCAGTGTGATGCTAACCGTAATCTGATTGAGAAATTCAAGCAGGAGTCCCCTGATAAAGAGACTCCTGAGCAGAGGCTAGTTCGAATGACTATTACGCATCCTAGGTACCCTATCCACTATGCTTTCCCTTCCCACGCCCAG GATTGGTTTGTAACTAACTCTGGCAAGAAGCAGTCAAAAGTGATCAAGTCAACCAGAATGCTTGCTATTGATTGTGAGATGGTTACCTGTAAAGGTGGCAGTGAGGCTGTTGTTAGGGTTGCCGCTGTGGACCGTGATTTAAAG GTGGTTCTTGACAAGTTTGTGAAACCGAGCCTACCGGTTATTGACTATAAGACGGAAATTACTGGAGTTACTGCTGAGGATCTTGAGAAAGCCACTCTGTCTGTTGCTGATATTCAGAAAAAACTGCGGAGGTTTCTTTCTAAGGGAACTATTTTAGTTGGTCACGGTTTGCACAATGATCTTCAAG TGTTGAAGGTTGATCATGCGAGAGTAATCGATACCTCTCTTGTCTTCAATTATACCGGTGCCTACAGTTCTCGAACACCTTCTTTGTTAAATCTATGCAAG TCTGTTTTGGATGAGGAGCTGCGAATGGAGGGTGCTGCTCACAATTGCGTTCACGACGCTGCCGCTGCTATGAAGCTTGTGCTTGCTGTTGTGGAGAAAGGAGCAGAGACCTCGTTCCCACCAACTGAAAAA ATGTTGGAGGTTGAGAAGACAATGCAGGAGGCGAAGAAGGCAAGTCTCTATCTTCATAGGATCCCTCATAGTGTTCCTTCTGAAGAGTTAAATGGAGTTATTACGGGAGATTTCAAAGTCGAGGTTAAG CCACCAAAGAATCTAGGACCTTATTATAGCGCAGAAGTTGTTTTTAGTAGTCAAGAGGAAGCAAATCAAGCATTTGATAACGTTGATGGAGATATAGTTGAG GAAAAAATGGGTTTGTCACAAAAAATGGTTGAGTTTAAGATGATGAGTTCTGGATCAGTATCTAGACTATACATTCGTAAAAATGTTCAAGACAGTGAAGTCTCTGCCAAGAAGAGAAGTAACACAGAGGAGATCAAAGTGAGTTCTAAGAGACAGAAGAGGGAGAATGATGCTGAGGAGATAAGAGAAGAGAGTGTAAACCATTGCAGCAGCCGAGAGAGCAAATGTGAAAATCATATAAAGGAAATTGAAGAACTGAAGGAGAATCATAGAAAGGAAATTGAAGAACTGAAGGAGAATCACATAAAGGAAACTGAAGAACTGAAGGAGAAGCTCAAAGCTAAGGAACGTGAGTTTGAGCGCATATGTGAAAATCATTTAACTGAAGAACTGAAGGAGAAGCTCAAAGCTAAGGATCGTGAGGTTGAGGCTCAGGATAAGATGATAAGTAACCTCAAAAAGAAACTGAAGAAAAAGTGA